CATTCATGATTTCCATCCAATAAACTTTCAAGCCAAAAATGATATTTTTCTGCAGTAAGTGGCCATGATGGCCACATTTTATTAGAAAATCGAAAGGCAATATCATCTGATAGTTTATAACTTTTAGGAAACAATTTTAGATTTGGTATTTCTGGATGATGAAAAATATGATGTGAATTCCAGCCATTTGGCAAATACGGTTCCCATCCTTCAACCAAACAAGCATGAAATCCAGCTTTTGCAACCATTTTGCCAATTCCATTAGAATAAATTAGCTCAGTATTGCGAAATGCTGTGGTTTCTCGATTAAAAATTTTTTTAATGAGTTTTTTTTGTGTCTCAATTTGCTTAAAAAACTCCTCTTCATCAAATAACGCGGCCAAACTGTGATGGGACGTTTCACATAATATTTCAGTATTGGGTAAAGACAGAATATCCTGATATAGCTCTAAAAGTTTTGGTGCGTAAAGACTACATTGTTCTAAAAATGTTCCTGTAATCGAAAACGTAACTTTAAAATTATTAGAGTGTCTTTTTAAAAGAGAAGCAATTAACAATCCAGCAGGCCAATAGCAATTTTTGGCAACTTTTTCAAAAATTGCTTTATTTGATGCGTCATTAAAATAATTTTTATGAGAACCAATATGCTGAATTCTAAAATCACTAATTCTAAATGGCTGGTGAACTTCAAAATAAAAGGATAGTGCAACCATTGAAAATTCCTTTCTTTAGGATTTGGGTATCTCACTATAAGCGGCAGTAAGGGTTTCAGCAGATTTTATCCAGGTACGTTGAGAAAGATCTTGTAAAGAATAGTCGATCATTTCTGATTTGATACAGTGATATTTTAATACACTTAGTATCCGATCGGCAATAAGATCTGTATCCCAAAAATCAACTTTTAAAACATGATTAAGAACTTCTGATACACCAGATTGTTTTGAAATAATGACTGGAATTTTTTGCGCAATAGCCTCTAAAGCAACAATACCAAAAGGCTCAGAAACACTTGGCATGACAAACACATCAGAATCAGCTAAAATATTTTTTACCTCATTAGAATTTAGAAACCCTGTAAAGTAAAAGTTTTTATCTAATTTTAATTCACTCACTAATTGTTTCATAGAAACCAATAAGTCACCAGAACCAACCACTTTAAACATTACATTTGAATTAAATTGTAAAACTTTTTTTGCTGCTTGAACAAAATAATAAGGCCCTTTTTGGTATGTTACCCGACCAACAAAGGTAACTATAGGTACTTTATTTTCAAGACTTAACAAGCTTTGTTTAAAATTATTAATTTCGTGTTTTGTATTATTTGCATTATAGACAACTTTGATTTTGCTATTTGGGATTTTAAAATTATTAACTATAATATTTTTTGTATAATTTGAGACTGCAATTATCATATCAGCAAGCTCAAGACCCATTTTTTCTATTTGTAAAATTTTTTCATTGTAATTTATTTCTCCTGAGCGATCTAGCTCTGTAGAATGAATATGAACAAATAAAGGAATATCTATCTTTTCTTTTACCATTTTTGCAGCAACAAATGTCATCCAATCGTTTGCGTGTATAACATGATAATCAGAATCTTGTTCGAATATATTTAAAGCCAACAAGCCTAAAATATAAGCTTTTTCTTGGTAAGAATCTTTATCTATAAATAATTTTCTAAATTCACTAACAAAATCTGAGATATTCATGTTTTTATATAAACTATTAACATATTTTAAAAATTTTTTTTTGATTACTTTTTTATGACCTTCGCTAAATTCTATCTGTTTATTAGAATAATCATAATGAGAATTAAATAATAAATCTTTATAGTTTTCATTTATTTCAGACATTAATCTTTCTGATTCATAACGCGATTTTTTATTTCCCAAACTATTGCTGAAATTATTAAATAATTTTTTTCGCATAATAAATGGATTTTCTGGACTCACAATTTTTAAGCCTTTAGGCAAGGTAACTTTTACAGGAAAATGAGGCAAAACTAAAGTAACTTCATGACCCACTTCTAAAAGACCTTTAACGATTCCTTCCGTTGCAGTGCCTAAACCACCTGAAATTATGGGAGGATACTCCCAACCTAGCATTAATATTTTCATGAATTCACCGTAAAAAATAAAATTCAAAATAACTATAAATCTTTATCTGGCAACTAAATTTAAATCTAAATGTTCTGGAAAAATTGTTGGATTAGGACAAACTCGAATTGTATATGTTCTAATTTCAGGGTTCACTGTTTCTAAATCAATGGCGTAAATAAATATTTTATGTGATAAATCAGACTCCATAAATTTAAGTTGAAAATCTCTTTTTTCAAATAATGTGCCATTATTATCAGAGTTTTCTAATATTAATGAAATTTCTAACCAATTATCTGGAAATGGAGAATGAATTTCTATTTGCAATGTTACCTTTTCTCCAACAATTACAGTATCAGATGGTTTGATTTCTGTTCTTGAGATTTCAACTTCAGACCATTTTTCTTTTAATAAATTTAAGTTTTGAATATGAGTTTTTAATGACTGTTTTTGGCTGTCAGAATCTATCGACCAATTTTCATAAAATTTGTTAGCAGGCAAATAACTTGTGTGAACGTATTCCAATAACATTCTTTGCGCACTAAATTGTGGAGTTAAAGTCGCAATTGATTTTTTCATTTTAGAAATCCACTGCTGTGGAATTTTTGCGCTATAATAAAGAGGAATAATTTCTTTTTCAAGTAAGTCGTATAGATGATTTGCATCATGTTCATCGCGAGACTGATCGCTTAAAGCTTCGTTGCGCGAACCAATACACCAACCCAGATCAGGCGTATAGGCCTCATCCCACCAGCCATCAAGAATAGAAAAATTGAGTCCCCCATTTATGGCAATTTTCATTCCACTTGTTCCCGATGCTTCTAACATTCTAATTGGGGTATTTAACCAAATATCGACCCCTCGAACCAACTTTAAAGCTATGTGCATGTCGTAGTTTTCAAGAAATACAACGCGGCTTTGTAAGTTTTCTTTATTTATTGATTCGACAACCCTTTGAATTATTTCTTTTCCTAAAGTATCTTGAGGATGTGCTTTACCAGCAATAATAAGTTGCACTGGTTTTTCTGAATTTAAAATAATTTTCTTTAATCTATTTATATTTTTAAAAATCAAATGACCGCGCTTATAGCTAGCAAATCTTCTTGCAAAACCTATTGTTAAATATTCTGCATCTAAATTTGATTTAGAAATCGAAGAGATAAGTCTACTTTTTCTTGTAATATGTGCATTCCACAACTCAATATTAGGAATATTTTCTACTCTTTTCCAAATTACCGGATCAGTTAATTTTGCATCCCATCCTTTTCCTAAATAAAAATCAAATAACTCAACAAATTCGTTGCATAACCAAGTACGAGTATGCACACCATTTGTGATTCCTTTAATTGGTATTTCATGCTCAAGTAAATTTGGCCAAAGCGGTTTCCAAATTTTTTTTGATACCATTTTATGCAATTGGCTTACCCCATTACGATGTCCGCTTGTCCGCAACGCAAAAACGGGCATAGAAAACTCTGAACTATTTTCTGGAGAACGGCCTAAATTATAAAACTCAACTTCAGGAATACCATAAGTTAACTGTGTACTGCCTAAATACTTTTCAAGCATCTGCATTGAAAAAACATCATTTCCCGCAGGAACTGGCGTATGCACCGTAAACACCTGAGTTCCTTTAATTGCGACAAGCGCTTCGTTCCAACTCAAACCATTTTGTACATACTGCGAAATACGCGCTAAGGTTAAAAAAGCAGAGTGCCCCTCATTGAGATGATATACGGTAGGTTTAATATTCATTTTTGTTAGCGCTTTGACCCCACCAATCCCTAACACAATTTCTTGTTGAATACGTGTTTCATGACCTCCCGCATAAAGCCTTGCGGTGATACGCCTAATGTCTAAAGGATTATCTGGTACGTTAGTGTCTAATAAATATAAAGGGACACGACCAACATTTAGTTTCCAAATTTGGCAAAATACTTTTGCGCCTGCAATTTCAACATCAATCATTAATGGTTTGTTTGTTGCTTCGGTAACAAGTTGCATTGGCAAATAAAAAGGGTCATTCATATCATAATTTTCGTTTTGCCATCCTGCTTCATTTAGACTTTGTCTAAAGTAACCTTCTTGATAAAAAAGCCCAACTCCAATCAACGGAAGCGAAAGATCACTTGCTGTTTTAAGATGATCTCCAGAAAGAATTCCCAAGCCTCCAGAATATAAAAAAATACTTTCGTGAAGGCCAAACTCCATAGAAAAATATGCAATTGTACTATCTTTAAAATTGGGGTGAGATTTTGTAATTCCATGTTCTAAGTAATTTTTAAACTCAGAAATAACCTCATCCAAGTGCTCTAAAAACCCACTGTCTTCTTTTAAACTTTCCCAAGTAGAAGAAGGCAATGTGTTGAGTAATTTTAAAGGGCACGGACCACTTGCTTCATATTTTTGTGGGTTTATTCGGCGGAATAAATTAATGGCATTGATATTCCATGACCACCAAACATTTCTAGCAAGGTCCCACAAAGGCTCCAAATTTTTGGGTAGTGACGATCTAATATGGAGTTGAATAGTCCGCATTGTTACTCCCGATCAATTTTTATCAAAGAATACTGGCTTGAATTTTGACGAATTGCAACAATATCAATTTTAAATTTTTAAAAATAGAATTTTATTTAAAAGCAAAAATTTTATAAAGTAACTATTTAGTTATAATACAGTCCAGTAAAAATTCTTGTTAGCCATAGCTGAGTTGAAAGGTTCATAACCTCATTATCTTTCCAATCACTAATTTGTAATAAAATTGCTTTTGCAATTGTTAGAAAAGAAGGCTCGTTCTTAAGACGCTCATTAGTTACAGAAATAATGATATCTTGTAATAAATTTGCTGGATATTCTTTTGCAAGTTTTTCTGATACATCTATAGTTTTTTTTAAATTTTTAATTGAAATTTCTTTTGTGTTTTCTAAACACAAAAACGGATCTGTTAATTTAATATTATTAATTTGGGACTTTATATTTTCTAAATCTTGCTGCAAAACTTCAAGCATAAAATTTGTTTGAGGAAGATCAGGGAATTGAAGAAACACTTTTTGGCAGCGACTGATTATCGTAGGAAGCATGGAGTTTTTATTTTTTGTTGTTAACACAAAAATAGTTTTAGCCTGAGGTTCTTCTAAAGCTTTTAACAATGCATTTGCAGAATTTGCGTTCATTCTTTCGCAATTTTCAATAAAAATTAACCTACGCATTCCTTCGGTGGGTTGATAATAGATAAGCTCTTTTATTTTTTCGAGATCTTCGATCCGTAACGTTTTTCGTTGCCTATCTGCAATAAAAATATCTTGATGACTTGCTGCAATCTCAAAAATAGAAGCGCTCGAATTTTGAAATAATTCAATTCCACAAAGTTCTTTAACAAGTGTTGCAAAATACTGTTCTGGAAACCCAGCTCCATCAAACTGTTTTGAAATCAGCAAAAGTGCATGATGTCTATAAAACTTTATGTTTGCCACAAATTCAGCAAATGAGCTCATAGATTGATCCCCAAATGTTGCGCAACCGCAGATTGAATCACGTCAAACACCTGTTCAATTGAAGCATTGGCATCAACAAGAATGCGATGCGGCACTTTTCCACTTGGATACGCATAAGGAGTATCAAATACTGTAAAATAACCTTTATGAATAGCAGCGTGAACGCTCTCATCGTAAGAGTCGAGTCTATCTGAAACACGACTTTTTTCTTTGTGAATTCTTGCAAGTGAGTTTTCAAGGGTTGCTGTAAAAACAAAGGTGAGATCAGGACATATCTCATCTAAAACAACTCCAAGAATATCATCAACAACTTGCTTAGAAACTCCACCTACAATATTTTGATATACATATGTGCTATCGACAAAACGATCACACAAAACAATAGTTCCCTTATTGAGCTCTGGTTTAATGAGTTTTTGAATATGTTGGTGGCGCGCTGCAGCAATGAGCAATAGTTCCGTCAAAGGCAACGGCGCATCACTGTGTGCATCGATTGTTTTAAACAAACCACGAATATTTTCTGCAAACGGAGTGCCACCCGGTTCTCTCGTGCGACAGCACGCTTTGTGTTTGTGCTGTAACGCTTTAAAAAGACGATCTATCTGGGTACTTTTTCCTACCCCTTCTCCACCTTCAAATACAATAAACGCCATTTTATTTCCTAGTTGTTGGGCAATTATGACACGAGTCGTTATTGTTTATGCCGCTTCATAACTTAGTTAACACAGAAAGCAACCGAAATGAAAAGGAGTGAGACGATGATTTTTTGAGAGGAAGAAGCCATGGACGATCTGGAACTCGATTTAACAGGGGTTTCGGCATATTCAGATGTTTCTCATGCTCGGGACAGAGAACTCTGGCGTGGCTTTTTAAGCTACGCCTTACCAATTGTGATGGCTTTTGATCGCACAAATCTAGAAAAAGATCTCGCGGATGCTGTTGTGTACTCATTTGAAGAACTCACCGCAAAAACCTCTCACAATGCATCCAACCACGAAATTTTACGCTATATTTCGAGTCTCTTAGCAAAAGAAATTGGAGTTCCACCAGAATTTGCTCTTGCCTCCTTTTATGAAGGCGAGTCGCCAACAAAGCTCTATAAAATTAAATATAAAAATTTTAAAAAAAAGAAAAAAGCGAGCCTAGAAGACAGAATGATAGGCGACTGGCTTGCAAACTTAGCCAAAGTTCAAGAAGATAAAAAGTTTATCCATAAAGTTGAAACCTGGAAAACGTGGCTTGCAAGCTACCCATTTGCCAAAACGGGTTGAGAGTTAGAATTAAATATAAAACTTTATATTTAACATAATTAAATTATTTTATAAATAGATGTTTCTTATTATTGAAGGTCTTTTTTGTATTAATAAATTTTTTAATTTATTTGTAATAAAAATAAAATTCTTTAATATTATAAGTATAAATTATATAATAGTAAATTAATTATTAATAAGTTATTAGAGATTAAATATTCTTCAAAATTTGACATTCTATTAATAAACTTTAATAATAAATTTGAAGAAAAAATTTTTAGTGTTGAGATTTTTTGCAACGTCAGATCAAAATACCTGATAGTGAATGAATTTCAAAATTTATTATTTAAATCTTAAGGATATTAGAAAAAATGTTGGAATATGAAACATTACTCTTAAAAAAACAAATTGAAGAAAAAATTTTTGCACTACGAAAAAAATCTAATAAATTTAATGATTTATACAACTTTATAAATACTAATCCACAAAAAATTACTATTTTACAATCGGATAATATATCATTTGATTGTTACTCAAATAAAATTTTATACGATAAAAATCTCACTTTATTTTATTACACCGATCAATTTATTAACAAACAATTTTTTGGATCTAATAATGTAGTAAATAAAGTTTGTGTAGAAATGCGGCCTGAATTATCTTTGGTTCATGAGATTGCACATGCTGCACAATATTTATCAAATAAAGATAAATATTTAAAAATGATTGAATGGTCTGCATCACCAGTTAGAAAATTATCTTCTAGATTAGAAAAGTCGAGAGTAGACATCAAAAATATTTTAATAACTAAATTAAGGGAGGATGAAATTAAAATATTTGATAATATAAACACAGACAGTGTATTAAAAAAATTTGTAAAATCATGGCCTCAAGATGCAAAAAATATTTTTATTAATACTCAAATTTCACGTAAAGAAGCGTACCATGAAGGATATCATTCTACGTTCAAATTAGAAGAAAAAACATCAAAATTTTCTGGCACTACAAAAAATATCAAATTTGATCGTATTCCTCTAAAATATGGAAATTTTCATATTAGTAATTGTGGTTGTTTTGATAGAGCAATTGAATACGATAATTTAGAGTTTTATGAATGGCCGATTTTTGAAGAATTAAATATACCGAAACGGCCATATTATTTAAGCCTACAAGCGACTAAATCAGATGCAGATGCTGTTTATCAATTTATTAGAAAAAAAACTACAAGACAAATATTTAAGCGCTGGATTTTATCTTTTAAAAAATAAATTTTAGAATTGGGTTTAGGTTGGCGCAGGACGCTGCGCTCCAACCGGAATTTTCTTACATTTATGAGAGGTGAGCCTCACCGAATTTGGGCGTTTAAACCTGCTGCTATTAATAAAAAAAACCCCAGTTTTATTTTATAAACTGGGGATTCTTTGGGCTAGGTTGGATTAATAACGAGGCGGGCGTCCTTGGCGTTCACCACGATGTCCACCACCAAATCCACCGCGGTTATTGCGTGGCTCTGGAGGACGAGCTGGATTTACAACCATTGGACGGTTGTTAAGCTCACTGCCATTAAACATTTTGATTGCTTCATCAGCAGCCTCTTTTGATTCCATTTCGACAAAACAAAAGCCTTTAAAACGGCCAGTTTCGCGATCCATAACAGCACGAACAGAAACGACTTTACCAGCCTTTTCAAAAAGGCTAGCAATATCATTTTCTGTTGCTGAAAAAGGCAAATTGCCTACATATAACTTCACAGGATCTCCAGTTGAATTGTACACGTGCCGATCAAACACAAAAGCCCCATGCCACGCGTTGTATCGAACATTATAAACTTTGAGACATTCGGTGGCTCTGAAATCATTCATGACTCACGGAGTATGCTCACCCTCTAGTGTTTCATGGAATGTGCTCAGTTGCAAGTGAAAAATGTTGCACTGATAAAATTTAGTAAAAACATAATATTAAACAGTTTACCCTATAACACCCAAACCACAAATTGCACAAAAATTATTCAATTCTATTAACATAAAATCCAATCATAACAATACATTTAGTGATAATCAGCCTCTCTCAAACGCCTTAAAACTCAAACTCCAAACAACTGACGTCTTGAGATAAAACATTTGCCAAAAACGATTTTGCCTCTGGCAAAATATGATGCGTAAAAAACTTCGCTGTTTTGATTTTATTGTTGTAAAATCGCTTATCTGCAGCAGAAAGCTTATTTTCGGCTAATTTTTCTAATGCTAAGGCAGCTTGCTCCAACAGCATTCCACACACTATCGTATGGCCAAATGCCATTAAAAACGGATATGCGTTTACGACAGCAGCATGTTTATTCCCTTTTTTTGCCACTTCGCCCATGTGCTTGGCTGCAGCACCAATACTCATTAAAGATTCGCCAAACACAGCAAGATCTTTTGCAATTTCTTTTTTCTTTTTATGACTTTCTATCACTTTCCCTTGCTTTTCGAGCCATGCCATAAAAATTGCGCCTTCTTCCATTCTCATTTTTCGTCCAATAAGATCAAGCGCTTGAATGCCGTTTGTGCCCTCATAAATTGACGTGATTTTAGAATCACGCAATAATTGCTCAACGGGATAATCTTTTGTAAAGCCATACCCGCCATATGTTTGAATTGATTGCACAATGGAATAAAAGCCCATGTCAGTGCACCACGCTTTCATCACTGGCGTTAAAAGTTCTAAAAACCCGTGGGCTATTTTTTGTTGTGCTTTGTCTGTTGCATGCAATGATTCATCATGCATAAGAGCAGTTGTGTAGCACAAAGCTCTCATACCTTCGACAAGACTCCTTTGCCGCAAAAGCATGCGTTTTACATCGGGATGATTGACAATTGCAATGCGATTGGAATTGGATCCATCTTTTTTAGCTGCAATATCAACACCCTGAATACGTTCTTTGGCATATTGTTCTGCATTTAAAAATGCGACGGATGCCTGCCCCAAGCCCTGTAAACCCACGCCAATTCGCGCTTCATTCATCATCAAAAACATATACGTAATACCTTGGTTTTCTTTGCCAATTAAAAAACCTTGGCAGGCATTGTTATCACCAAAACCCATTAAACATGTAGAGTTGCCATGAATCCCCATTTTTTCTTCGAGCGAAATACAGTACAAATCATTTTTTTCTTTAATGGCTCCCGTATTTTTATCAAAACGAAACTTTGGCACTAAAAATAAACTCACACCCTCAATACCAGCTGGCGCCCCTTCAATTCGGGCTAAAACCAAATGTAAAATATTTTCGGCAAAATCATTGTCCCCACCAGAAATCCATTGCTTTACGCCCTTAATCAAAAAACTGCCATCAGCATTGCGTTTTGCGGTAGAACGCAAATCACCCACAGCACTTCCAGCAGAGGGTTCTGTAAGACACATTGTACCCGTCCACGATCCCGAAGCGATTTTAGGAATGCAGGTTTTTTTCATCCAATCTTCGCCAAACTGCAAAATCACATGGGAAGCCGATTTTGTTAAACCTGGATACATTGTAAAAGCTTGATTTGCGCTCGAAAAGATTTCCATAAAAACTGAAGCAATCACACCAGGAGCTTGCAATCCTCCTGCTTCGGCTGGGTCTGCAAGGGTTAAAAAACCATTTTCTACAAAATGTTTATAAGCGTCTTGAGTTCCTGGAGGCGTGGTCACTGCTTTTGTTTCTTTATTGTGCACACAACCAACCCGATCTCCCACTTTATTTAAAGGACCAAGATGTTGTTGGCACAGAGTTATTGCAGAGGTTAGCATTTCTGTCATCGATTCAATTGAGTGATCAGAATAATATGGCAAATCAAATAATTTTTGAATTTTTAAGTATTCAAATAAAACAAACTCAATCTCACGTCTATCAACCATAAAAGAACTCGTTCCTGCAGCCATTCCCTTTCTCCTTATGGAATATCTTTAATTTTAAATGCCATTAAACGATGTAAAAATCTATTGTATCTCGCTATCAGTCGCCACCCATTTGTCATCAACTTCATCCAATATCAATGAAGCAAACTGAGATGAATACTCAGTATCCGACTTTAAGGAGGCGAAATCAGAATCTAAACGTGCAAGTTCAACTAATTTTTTATCCTCATTGAGTGCAAGTTTCAAGTTTTCTAAGGCTTCTCTTTTTCGTCCTAACAAAGCAAGCATGCACGCTTTATTATACAGGTAAATAGGATTATTTGCGTTTAACTTTAAAGCACTTTCAAAATCACGTAAAGCATTTTCATAATATTTTATTTTATAATAAGTAAGAGCTCTCTCTGCATACAGATCATCTTTTGAATTATCGAGCACTATTGCTTTTGTATACATCTCTATCGACTCATCAAATTTTTTATCATTTCTAAACATCTCAGCAAAAATAATATAAGGCAATAAATAACTTGGTTCTTCTTTGGTTAAGTATTTTAATGATTTGTCAAGAATTTGCATTGCATCTATTTTTTTATATTCTGAAACCAACGAGCTATAAAATTTTTTATTATCATAACTTGTTTGCGCAGAATATAATGCAGCGATTGCGGCGTCTGATTTATTATTATTTTTATAATTTGCCATTGAAATATGCGCATACACCAAAGAATACGCTGAGGGAGAAATGTATTGTCTTTTAGATAACGCTTCTAAAAGTTTATCTAAATTTGACAAGGAAAAATTATATTTATTTTGGATTGTATATTGCAACACAGCAAGCTGTAACCTTGATTCAATATCGTTACCTAAAGCAATTGCTTTTTCAAATGCTAATGTTGCCTCATGATAATTTTTAACACCCACATAGGACAATGCTGTTCTATGCCACAACCATCTATCGGGGTGTTTTTTGGCAAACTCTTTTAATGCAAACGCTGCTTTTCCAGGAATCTCAGATTTTGCAAGAGCAATGGCTGCATAATGAGAAATATCATCCATGTTTGCGCCCTTACGAATAGCTTCTTCTATATTTTTTAACGCTTCTTTAGGATTTTTTTCAGAATAAATTCTTCCTTTTTCGACGAGAGAATCCATATGCTCTGGATACTTTCCAAGCGTTTCAAGATACATATCCTCTGCAGCTTTGATATGACCCGAATAATAAAGAATATCTGCTTTTGCAAAACACGCGCGAGGTCTATTGGGCGCCATTTCATAAGCTTGAGTCACCAATTCAATACTTTTTTGCAATTCAAATGGATTTTTAGTTCCTTGTGCAACCTGTAGCTGAATGAGTTTTGCAAGCTCAATATAAGAATCAATATTGCCAGGGAATAAGCGAATACTTTCTATTAATAATTTTTCTGCATGAATTTGTTCGCCAGGAAGTGCATCAACAATAATTGCTTTGGCTTCGCGGTAAAGTTTTAATGACGATTCTCTATCACCTGCATTGTCTTTTTTTTCAGTAAATGCTTTAACCTTCTGCAAATCAACCAACTGTGCATGAGCTGACACAGTCAAAGCAGTTAAAATTAAAAAATATGCAAGATTCGTGATTCTCAATCTAAATCCTTCCTCAACACGCAAAACGCTGTTGCGAAGCCCGAGTCCACTCTTTCCTGCTATCGACTGATTTGGTAAATTATTGAGATTGATAATTTAAAAGAAGATATAACTATAAAATTTAATTAAAAATTTAAACTTTTTGAAATTTTGCTAAATCTGCAAGCATATGAATTTGGCCAAAAAGTGTGCTTTTAAAGTCGCTCAGTAGCAAACTCTCATTTTCTGAATGGGCGTTGGTGTAAGGGTCTTCAACTCCTACTAAAATTGCAGGAATCCCACCAAAAGTTTCGCTCAATGGCTGCACAAACGGAATAGTTGCGCCACATCCAATAAATTGCGCCGTATGCCCATATCCTTTTTCTAGCGACCGTGCGGCAATTTGATACACATCAGCGTTAGGGTTTGAAATTGCCCACCAATTGCTCGCCGACTCAGGGGTTACCTTTAAACGAAAACCTTTTGGACAATGGGCTTGAATGTGTTGCGTGAGTTTTTGCAATACATCTTGAGGTTGCATATCGGGTACAATACGAATAGAAACCCTTGCCCACGCAGCATCCTGAATAATATTACTCACCAGTTTTCTAGAACCACTTTGCACCGCATTGATGCTCAAAGAAGGGTAACGCCACAGACGCTCTGCAAAATTGTGTTCTGCATCTAAAAAAGACAATTCTTTTAATAACCCCGTTGCATTGCGAGCAATGGATTCCATTTTTAAACTTGCAAATTGTGATTTTTCAGAAGGAGTTAATGATTTTATCGAGTCTAAAATTCCTTTAACTTTAATATTACCTTGTTCATCTGTTAATGATGCCAAAATATGACTCAAAGCCACCACAGGATCTGGCAAAATTCCGCCCCATATTCCCGAATGCACAGGATGCTCCAATGCTTCGACTTCAATATCAACAGCAACTAAGCCACGCAATGCAGTTGTAATGCTTGGTATTCCAGAGTCAACATTGGCACAATCTGTCACAATAATTCCATCGGCTGTTAGTTTTTGTTTGTGCGCTTTTACAAATTGCGCCAAATGATGACTACCAATTTCTTCTTCTCCCTCAATAATAACTTTTACATTAACGGGAAGTTCTCCATGAGTTTTAAGGTATGCAGAAATTGCGGCAGTATGCGCAATAATCCCAGCTTTATCATCGGCAGTGCCTCTACCGTATAATCTGCCGTTTTTTTCTGTTGGTTCAAAAGGATGGGAGTTCCATTTTTCTTCACGACCAGGAGGCTGTACATCATGATGGGCATACAATAATAGTGTTGGCGCACCGGGCTTATGAAGCCAATCTGCATACACGTAAGGGTGCACCCCTTTTTGCAGCTCTAGAACTTCAACGTTTTCAAGACCCGCTTGCTCCAAAGTATGGGCTGTGGCTTCGGCGCTTAACTTTACAACATTGTCATCAAATCCTGCAAGACTCACGCTTGGAATTTTGACAAGCTTTTTTAAGACATCAAGCTCTTTGCTTAAGTTTTTTTCGCAATATTCAAGTGCTTTTTGTGTTGCTGGCGTTGGTGCTGTCACAAAAAGCGGCTCTCCTTTTTCGTTTGTACAACCACACGTCGCAGAATGATTATGATGAGATTGC
This region of Spirobacillus cienkowskii genomic DNA includes:
- a CDS encoding RNA recognition motif domain-containing protein gives rise to the protein MNDFRATECLKVYNVRYNAWHGAFVFDRHVYNSTGDPVKLYVGNLPFSATENDIASLFEKAGKVVSVRAVMDRETGRFKGFCFVEMESKEAADEAIKMFNGSELNNRPMVVNPARPPEPRNNRGGFGGGHRGERQGRPPRY
- a CDS encoding acyl-CoA dehydrogenase, coding for MAAGTSSFMVDRREIEFVLFEYLKIQKLFDLPYYSDHSIESMTEMLTSAITLCQQHLGPLNKVGDRVGCVHNKETKAVTTPPGTQDAYKHFVENGFLTLADPAEAGGLQAPGVIASVFMEIFSSANQAFTMYPGLTKSASHVILQFGEDWMKKTCIPKIASGSWTGTMCLTEPSAGSAVGDLRSTAKRNADGSFLIKGVKQWISGGDNDFAENILHLVLARIEGAPAGIEGVSLFLVPKFRFDKNTGAIKEKNDLYCISLEEKMGIHGNSTCLMGFGDNNACQGFLIGKENQGITYMFLMMNEARIGVGLQGLGQASVAFLNAEQYAKERIQGVDIAAKKDGSNSNRIAIVNHPDVKRMLLRQRSLVEGMRALCYTTALMHDESLHATDKAQQKIAHGFLELLTPVMKAWCTDMGFYSIVQSIQTYGGYGFTKDYPVEQLLRDSKITSIYEGTNGIQALDLIGRKMRMEEGAIFMAWLEKQGKVIESHKKKKEIAKDLAVFGESLMSIGAAAKHMGEVAKKGNKHAAVVNAYPFLMAFGHTIVCGMLLEQAALALEKLAENKLSAADKRFYNNKIKTAKFFTHHILPEAKSFLANVLSQDVSCLEFEF
- a CDS encoding tetratricopeptide repeat protein; protein product: MRITNLAYFLILTALTVSAHAQLVDLQKVKAFTEKKDNAGDRESSLKLYREAKAIIVDALPGEQIHAEKLLIESIRLFPGNIDSYIELAKLIQLQVAQGTKNPFELQKSIELVTQAYEMAPNRPRACFAKADILYYSGHIKAAEDMYLETLGKYPEHMDSLVEKGRIYSEKNPKEALKNIEEAIRKGANMDDISHYAAIALAKSEIPGKAAFALKEFAKKHPDRWLWHRTALSYVGVKNYHEATLAFEKAIALGNDIESRLQLAVLQYTIQNKYNFSLSNLDKLLEALSKRQYISPSAYSLVYAHISMANYKNNNKSDAAIAALYSAQTSYDNKKFYSSLVSEYKKIDAMQILDKSLKYLTKEEPSYLLPYIIFAEMFRNDKKFDESIEMYTKAIVLDNSKDDLYAERALTYYKIKYYENALRDFESALKLNANNPIYLYNKACMLALLGRKREALENLKLALNEDKKLVELARLDSDFASLKSDTEYSSQFASLILDEVDDKWVATDSEIQ
- a CDS encoding M20/M25/M40 family metallo-hydrolase — its product is MLQSHHNHSATCGCTNEKGEPLFVTAPTPATQKALEYCEKNLSKELDVLKKLVKIPSVSLAGFDDNVVKLSAEATAHTLEQAGLENVEVLELQKGVHPYVYADWLHKPGAPTLLLYAHHDVQPPGREEKWNSHPFEPTEKNGRLYGRGTADDKAGIIAHTAAISAYLKTHGELPVNVKVIIEGEEEIGSHHLAQFVKAHKQKLTADGIIVTDCANVDSGIPSITTALRGLVAVDIEVEALEHPVHSGIWGGILPDPVVALSHILASLTDEQGNIKVKGILDSIKSLTPSEKSQFASLKMESIARNATGLLKELSFLDAEHNFAERLWRYPSLSINAVQSGSRKLVSNIIQDAAWARVSIRIVPDMQPQDVLQKLTQHIQAHCPKGFRLKVTPESASNWWAISNPNADVYQIAARSLEKGYGHTAQFIGCGATIPFVQPLSETFGGIPAILVGVEDPYTNAHSENESLLLSDFKSTLFGQIHMLADLAKFQKV